One genomic window of Arachis hypogaea cultivar Tifrunner chromosome 8, arahy.Tifrunner.gnm2.J5K5, whole genome shotgun sequence includes the following:
- the LOC112707014 gene encoding syntaxin-132 isoform X1, whose amino-acid sequence MNDLLTDSFADEGNHGQPSRQGDIEMGMQVQRSNSDLGMEAFNKQIHEVDKQIDKLSGLLQKLKEANEESKAVTKASAMKAIKKRMEKDIDEVGKIAHGVKTKIEAINRDNLNNRKKPGCEKGTGIDRARMNMTNALTKRFKDLMTEFQTLRQRIQDEYREVVERRVITVTGTRPDDETIDHLIETGNSEQIFQKAILEAGRGQVVSTVEEIQERHDAVKEIEKKLLDLHQIYLDMAVLVDAQGEILDNIESQVNNAVDHVQRGTTALQGAKKLQKNTRKWTCIAILILLIVVAIIVVGVLHPWKSS is encoded by the exons ATGAACGACCTTCTTACT GATTCGTTTGCTGATGAAGGTAATCATGGTCAGCCTTCTAGACAAGGTGATATTGAAATGGGAATGCAGGTTCAGAGAAGCAACTCTGATCTGGGAATGGAAGCTTTTAATAAGCAG ATCCATGAGGTCGACAAACAAATCGATAAGCTCTCTGGGCTACTTCAAAAGCTAAAG GAAGCTAATGAAGAATCAAAAGCCGTTACAAAAGCATCTGCTATGAAAG CTATCAAGAAGAGAATGGAGAAGGATATTGATGAAGTTGGAAAGATTGCACATGGTgtcaaaacaaaaatagaagctaTAAACAGAGAT AACTTAAACAACAGAAAAAAGCCTGGTTGTGAGAAGGGAACGGGTATTGATAGAGCGAGGATGAATATGACAAA tgccttaactaaaaggttcaaGGATCTAATGACAGAGTTTCAG ACTCTTAGACAAAGAATACAAGATGAATATCGTGAGGTTGTTGAGAGAAGAGTTATTACAG TCACTGGAACTAGGCCAGATGATGAG ACAATTGATCACCTGATTGAAACTGGAAATAGTGAACAAATCTTCCAGAAGGCAATTTTAGAAGCAGGTCGAGGACAG GTTGTAAGCACAGTAGAAGAAATTCAGGAGAGACATGATGCTgtgaaagaaattgagaaaaagcTTCTTGATTTGCACCAG ATTTATCTCGACATGGCAGTCTTGGTTGATGCTCAGGGAGAGATTTTAGACAACATCGAAAGCCAG GTCAACAACGCAGTCGATCATGTCCAGAGGGGGACAACGGCACTTCAAGGTGCTAAGAAACTCCAGAAGAACACTCGAAAATGGACGTGCATCGCCATCCTTATACTATTGATAGTAGTAGCTATAATAGTTGTTGGCGTTCTTCATCCTTGGAAGAGTAGCTAG
- the LOC112705257 gene encoding uncharacterized protein, whose translation MVSRKLKICMSVSALFLIIVIAVIVALIFTVFKIKDPVVTVHPIIGPGSLSVTNLSSSVFIPTLITITNPNYGDFRSVNSTGHVNYDGNVVADIPLASNFIPARSQINISSNAEFNVAKMIEDPKFLLDIASGTLNFTSDAVMPGKVIILKFIKMKATTHSSCDISLGIVSNRVHVESNCVTKIKI comes from the coding sequence ATGGTTAGTAGGAAACTCAAAATATGCATGTCAGTGTCAGCATTATTCTTAATCATAGTCATTGCTGTGATTGTTGCCTTAATCTTCACAGTCTTCAAAATCAAGGACCCTGTTGTAACTGTCCACCCAATAATAGGCCCAGGAAGCCTTTCAGTCACTAATTTATCCTCCAGTGTGTTCATACCAACCTTAATCACTATCACTAATCCAAATTATGGAGACTTTAGGTCTGTGAATTCCACTGGCCATGTAAATTATGATGGTAACGTTGTGGCAGATATTCCATTGGCCTCAAACTTTATTCCAGCTCGTAGCCAGATCAATATCAGCAGCAATGCGGAATTTAATGTAGCAAAGATGATTGAGGATCCGAAATTTTTGCTTGATATTGCAAGTGGGACATTGAATTTTACATCAGATGCTGTTATGCCTGGGAAAGTTATCATACTCAAGTTTATCAAAATGAAGGCTACAACACACAGTTCTTGTGATATATCTCTTGGTATTGTTTCTAATCGTGTGCATGTGGAGTCTAATTGTGTAACCAAAATCAAGATTTGA
- the LOC112707014 gene encoding syntaxin-132 isoform X2: MNDLLTDSFADEGNHGQPSRQGDIEMGMQVQRSNSDLGMEAFNKQIHEVDKQIDKLSGLLQKLKEANEESKAVTKASAMKAIKKRMEKDIDEVGKIAHGVKTKIEAINRDNLNNRKKPGCEKGTGIDRARMNMTNALTKRFKDLMTEFQTLRQRIQDEYREVVERRVITVTGTRPDDETIDHLIETGNSEQIFQKAILEAGRGQVVSTVEEIQERHDAVKEIEKKLLDLHQIYLDMAVLVDAQGEILDNIESQVTNATDHVRLGNDALQTAKSYQKRSRKCMIIAVILVLIIAAIIVIPILKTRKK, encoded by the exons ATGAACGACCTTCTTACT GATTCGTTTGCTGATGAAGGTAATCATGGTCAGCCTTCTAGACAAGGTGATATTGAAATGGGAATGCAGGTTCAGAGAAGCAACTCTGATCTGGGAATGGAAGCTTTTAATAAGCAG ATCCATGAGGTCGACAAACAAATCGATAAGCTCTCTGGGCTACTTCAAAAGCTAAAG GAAGCTAATGAAGAATCAAAAGCCGTTACAAAAGCATCTGCTATGAAAG CTATCAAGAAGAGAATGGAGAAGGATATTGATGAAGTTGGAAAGATTGCACATGGTgtcaaaacaaaaatagaagctaTAAACAGAGAT AACTTAAACAACAGAAAAAAGCCTGGTTGTGAGAAGGGAACGGGTATTGATAGAGCGAGGATGAATATGACAAA tgccttaactaaaaggttcaaGGATCTAATGACAGAGTTTCAG ACTCTTAGACAAAGAATACAAGATGAATATCGTGAGGTTGTTGAGAGAAGAGTTATTACAG TCACTGGAACTAGGCCAGATGATGAG ACAATTGATCACCTGATTGAAACTGGAAATAGTGAACAAATCTTCCAGAAGGCAATTTTAGAAGCAGGTCGAGGACAG GTTGTAAGCACAGTAGAAGAAATTCAGGAGAGACATGATGCTgtgaaagaaattgagaaaaagcTTCTTGATTTGCACCAG ATTTATCTCGACATGGCAGTCTTGGTTGATGCTCAGGGAGAGATTTTAGACAACATCGAAAGCCAG GTGACAAACGCAACTGATCATGTTAGATTGGGAAACGATGCTCTTCAAACTGCAAAGAGTTATCAAAAGAGGTCAAGAAAATGCATGATCATTGCTGTTATACTGGTCTTGATCATCGCCGCCATTATCGTGATCCCCATTTTGAAAACAAGGAAGAAGTGA